A genome region from Nocardioides cynanchi includes the following:
- a CDS encoding histidine phosphatase family protein codes for MPDPRTLVLVRHGETDWNAEERAQGHADVPLNAVGQAQAAVVAPVLAELEPSRLWSSDLTRAVQTADHVAAATGLSIETDPRLREYDVGLRSGLTRAEFAARFPREYAAWLANDSSHLVPGEESSAQVHARVVPALRECLAALAWGETGIVVMHGACLKVGVMGLLDWPWELAASLQGPENCGYCVLSEHGDRGRVRLTSYNEKAVGARHGPDFATDGPVG; via the coding sequence GTGCCTGACCCGCGGACCCTCGTCCTGGTCCGGCACGGCGAGACCGACTGGAACGCCGAGGAGCGGGCGCAGGGCCACGCCGACGTCCCGCTGAACGCGGTCGGGCAGGCCCAGGCGGCGGTCGTGGCACCGGTCCTGGCCGAGCTCGAGCCGTCGCGACTGTGGTCCAGCGACCTGACCCGTGCCGTGCAGACCGCCGACCACGTGGCCGCTGCCACCGGGCTCTCGATCGAGACCGACCCGAGGCTGCGGGAGTACGACGTGGGCCTGCGCTCGGGGCTGACCCGGGCGGAGTTCGCGGCCAGGTTCCCGCGCGAGTACGCCGCGTGGCTGGCCAACGACTCCTCGCACCTCGTGCCGGGGGAGGAGTCCAGCGCCCAGGTGCACGCCCGGGTGGTGCCCGCCCTGCGCGAGTGCCTGGCCGCGCTGGCCTGGGGCGAGACCGGCATCGTGGTGATGCACGGCGCCTGCCTCAAGGTCGGCGTGATGGGACTGCTCGACTGGCCGTGGGAGCTCGCGGCGTCGCTGCAGGGGCCGGAGAACTGCGGCTACTGCGTGCTGTCCGAGCACGGCGACCGCGGGCGGGTCCGGCTGACGTCGTACAACGAGAAGGCGGTGGGCGCTCGTCACGGACCCGATTTCGCAACCGACGGACCGGTTGGCTAA
- a CDS encoding nucleotidyltransferase domain-containing protein — protein sequence MDVDEAIAPLEPGYDALLARVVEVLEADARVRALWLSGSVGRGAADAGSDLDLVVTVVSPAGFTDPTVWAVLDPVITTPIPGLPGCFAFTTREGLRVDVVLETPADVAGSPYSRRVRVFDRDGLEPPSPDVAGEGPDLERMQAIVTEFHRQAAIFPAAVVAREDWLLGQSAVHHYRTMLYDLFVEANQPLPVMGVKQWSSRLNDGQREVLRALVPPAAEREPVTAAMVAVAAAIAEHGRAALEAAGGVWPDDVSEAIGAYWARHGLVWPAAPPDLLPGRLR from the coding sequence ATGGACGTCGACGAGGCGATCGCGCCGCTGGAGCCCGGGTACGACGCGCTGCTGGCGCGCGTCGTCGAGGTGCTGGAGGCGGACGCCCGGGTGCGCGCCCTCTGGCTGTCCGGATCCGTGGGCCGGGGGGCCGCGGACGCCGGCAGCGACCTGGACCTGGTGGTCACGGTGGTCTCCCCGGCCGGCTTCACCGACCCGACGGTGTGGGCCGTGCTCGATCCGGTGATCACGACGCCGATCCCCGGCCTGCCCGGCTGCTTCGCGTTCACGACCCGGGAGGGGCTGCGGGTCGACGTCGTCCTCGAGACGCCCGCCGACGTGGCCGGCTCGCCGTACTCCCGGCGGGTCCGCGTCTTCGACCGCGACGGGCTGGAGCCGCCCTCGCCCGACGTGGCCGGAGAAGGGCCGGACCTCGAGCGCATGCAGGCGATCGTGACCGAGTTCCACCGGCAGGCGGCGATCTTCCCGGCCGCCGTGGTGGCCCGCGAGGACTGGCTGCTCGGGCAGTCCGCCGTGCACCACTACCGGACGATGCTCTACGACCTGTTCGTGGAGGCCAACCAGCCGCTGCCGGTGATGGGGGTCAAGCAGTGGAGCAGCCGACTGAACGACGGACAGCGCGAGGTGCTGCGGGCGCTGGTGCCGCCCGCGGCCGAGCGTGAGCCGGTCACCGCGGCCATGGTGGCCGTGGCGGCGGCGATCGCCGAGCACGGGCGCGCGGCGCTGGAGGCAGCCGGCGGCGTCTGGCCCGACGACGTGTCGGAGGCCATCGGCGCCTACTGGGCGCGGCACGGGCTGGTCTGGCCGGCGGCTCCTCCCGACCTGCTCCCCGGGCGGCTCAGGTGA
- a CDS encoding NAD(P)H-binding protein translates to MTGATGAVGGLVARLLADRGIEQRLLVRDPARAPALDGAVTAVCEYADPDAARAALEGVTTLLMVSASESADRLDQHRAFVDAAAAAGVAHVVYTSFAGAAADCTFTLGRDHYATEQHLRASGMRHTFLRDNFYLDFLPLMVGEDGVIRGPAGRGRVAAVARADVARVAAAVLTDPGSHRDTTYTLTGPEALTLADAARTIHEVTGRDVTFHDETVEEAYASRRRWDAPPWQYDAWVSTYTAIRAGEVEDVFDDVQAVTGRRPVSLRELLVSGDPV, encoded by the coding sequence GTGACCGGCGCCACGGGCGCGGTCGGCGGCCTGGTCGCGCGTCTGCTCGCCGACCGGGGCATCGAGCAGCGGTTGCTGGTCCGTGACCCCGCTCGTGCGCCGGCGCTCGACGGCGCCGTCACCGCGGTCTGCGAGTACGCAGACCCGGACGCGGCCCGGGCGGCGCTGGAGGGCGTGACCACCCTGCTGATGGTCTCGGCGTCGGAGTCGGCCGACCGGCTCGACCAGCACCGGGCCTTCGTGGACGCGGCAGCGGCGGCCGGTGTCGCGCACGTCGTCTACACGTCGTTCGCGGGCGCTGCGGCCGACTGCACGTTCACCCTCGGACGCGACCACTACGCCACCGAGCAGCACCTCCGGGCGAGCGGGATGCGGCACACGTTCCTGCGCGACAACTTCTACCTCGACTTCCTGCCGCTGATGGTGGGGGAGGACGGCGTCATCCGTGGCCCGGCCGGCCGCGGCCGGGTCGCCGCGGTGGCGCGCGCCGACGTGGCCCGCGTCGCGGCAGCGGTGCTCACCGACCCCGGCTCGCACCGGGACACGACGTACACGCTGACCGGTCCCGAGGCGCTGACCCTCGCCGACGCCGCCCGGACGATCCACGAGGTGACCGGGCGCGACGTCACCTTCCACGACGAGACGGTCGAGGAGGCCTATGCGTCGCGCCGCAGATGGGACGCGCCGCCGTGGCAGTACGACGCGTGGGTGTCGACGTACACCGCGATCCGGGCCGGCGAGGTCGAGGACGTCTTCGACGACGTGCAGGCCGTGACCGGGCGCCGTCCGGTCAGCCTGCGCGAGCTGCTCGTGTCCGGCGACCCGGTCTGA
- the nadD gene encoding nicotinate-nucleotide adenylyltransferase, producing the protein MPTTAPGPRRVGVMGGTFDPIHHGHLVAASEVQSWFGLDEVVFVPTGEPWQKSERQVTAAEDRYLMTVIATASNPRFSVSRVDVDRGGPTYTIDTLRDLRTAYPDAELYFITGADALAEIFTWRDAEELFALAQFVGCTRPGYTMDAATLGQIPADRVTMVEVPALAISSTDCRRRTTRGEPVWYLVPDGVVQYIAKHHLYPAPDPAAPAAERSRDHLTGSDR; encoded by the coding sequence GTGCCCACCACGGCGCCCGGCCCCCGCCGCGTCGGGGTGATGGGTGGCACGTTCGACCCGATCCACCACGGGCACCTCGTGGCCGCCTCGGAGGTCCAGTCGTGGTTCGGCCTCGACGAGGTCGTGTTCGTGCCCACGGGCGAGCCCTGGCAGAAGTCCGAGCGCCAGGTCACCGCGGCCGAGGACCGCTACCTGATGACCGTGATCGCGACCGCGTCCAACCCGCGCTTCTCGGTCTCCCGGGTCGACGTGGACCGCGGCGGGCCGACGTACACGATCGACACCCTGCGCGACCTGCGCACGGCCTATCCCGACGCGGAGCTCTACTTCATCACCGGTGCCGACGCGCTCGCCGAGATCTTCACCTGGCGCGACGCCGAGGAGCTGTTCGCGCTGGCGCAGTTCGTGGGCTGTACCCGCCCGGGCTACACCATGGACGCCGCCACCCTCGGCCAGATCCCGGCCGACCGGGTGACCATGGTGGAGGTGCCAGCCCTGGCGATCAGCTCCACCGACTGCCGCCGTCGGACGACGCGGGGCGAGCCGGTCTGGTACCTCGTGCCGGACGGCGTCGTCCAGTACATCGCCAAGCACCATCTCTATCCGGCTCCCGACCCTGCCGCCCCGGCGGCCGAGCGCAGTCGGGACCACCTCACAGGAAGCGATCGATGA
- a CDS encoding DegV family protein encodes MAGRTVIVTDSTASLPAEVAAARGIVVVPLQVVIGATVYDEGAEGATPELVAQALRDFRPVSTSRPAPAALLDVYEKAGADGAAGVVSIHLSGEMSGTYESALLAARDASIPVTVVDTRQVGVATGYAALSAADVIDSGGTAERAAEAAGRRAAGATALFYVDTLEYLRRGGRIGAAAALFGGALAVKPLLQIRDGRVANLERVRTSARALSRMEDLLVEAAGGRAVDVCVSHLANPDRAGDLAGRLGERLAANLEGRPVWCGELGAVLGAHVGPGMVAACVAPLLVDGVVPESGSGPASRPQDA; translated from the coding sequence ATGGCCGGCCGGACCGTGATCGTCACCGACTCGACCGCCTCGCTGCCCGCGGAGGTCGCGGCGGCGCGCGGCATCGTGGTGGTGCCGTTGCAGGTCGTGATCGGTGCGACGGTGTACGACGAGGGTGCCGAGGGCGCGACGCCGGAGCTGGTCGCCCAGGCGTTGCGTGACTTCCGGCCGGTGAGCACGTCCCGGCCCGCGCCGGCAGCGCTGCTCGACGTCTACGAGAAGGCGGGGGCCGACGGCGCAGCGGGCGTGGTTTCGATCCACCTGTCCGGCGAGATGAGCGGCACCTACGAGTCGGCCCTGCTGGCCGCTCGGGACGCGTCGATCCCGGTGACGGTCGTGGACACCCGGCAGGTCGGCGTGGCCACGGGGTACGCCGCGCTGTCGGCCGCCGACGTCATCGACAGCGGCGGAACGGCGGAGCGAGCCGCCGAGGCGGCCGGCCGACGGGCGGCGGGCGCCACGGCCCTGTTCTACGTGGACACCCTGGAGTACCTGCGTCGCGGCGGCCGGATCGGCGCCGCCGCTGCCCTGTTCGGCGGGGCCCTCGCGGTCAAGCCGCTGCTCCAGATCCGGGACGGCCGGGTCGCGAACCTGGAGCGCGTGCGCACCTCGGCGCGGGCCCTGAGCCGGATGGAGGACCTCCTGGTGGAGGCCGCCGGTGGCCGCGCCGTCGACGTGTGCGTCTCCCACCTGGCCAACCCGGACCGGGCCGGAGACCTCGCCGGGCGGCTCGGCGAACGGCTGGCCGCCAACCTGGAGGGCCGCCCGGTGTGGTGCGGGGAGCTCGGCGCCGTCCTCGGGGCTCACGTGGGGCCGGGGATGGTGGCGGCGTGCGTGGCGCCGTTGCTGGTCGACGGTGTCGTGCCCGAGTCGGGCAGCGGACCCGCCAGCCGTCCACAGGACGCGTAG
- a CDS encoding SDR family NAD(P)-dependent oxidoreductase has product MTSLDLFRLDGRVAIVTGASAGLGVAFAQGLAEAGADVALGARRAERLATTADLVRATGRKAIAVATDVSDPDACTALVQAAMDEFGRVDVLVNNAGIGTAVPATRETPEQFRSVIDVNLNGCYWMAQACGRVMQPGSSIINISSVLGLTTGGLPQAAYSASKAGLIGLTRDLAQQWTGRKGIRVNAVAPGFFESEMTEQYPEGYLDLMGFRIPSGRKGDPAELAATIVFLASDAAAYITGQTLAVDGGMTIT; this is encoded by the coding sequence ATGACCTCCCTCGACCTGTTCCGGCTCGACGGCCGCGTCGCGATCGTGACCGGTGCCTCCGCCGGGCTCGGCGTCGCCTTCGCCCAGGGGCTCGCCGAGGCCGGAGCCGACGTCGCCCTGGGCGCCCGCCGTGCCGAGCGGCTCGCGACGACCGCCGACCTGGTCCGCGCGACCGGCCGCAAGGCGATCGCGGTCGCCACCGACGTCTCCGACCCCGACGCGTGTACGGCGCTCGTCCAGGCCGCGATGGACGAGTTCGGCCGGGTCGACGTGCTGGTCAACAACGCCGGCATCGGCACCGCCGTGCCCGCAACCCGCGAGACGCCCGAGCAGTTCCGCTCGGTGATCGACGTCAACCTCAACGGCTGCTACTGGATGGCGCAGGCCTGCGGCCGGGTGATGCAGCCCGGCAGCTCGATCATCAACATCTCGTCGGTCCTCGGGCTCACCACCGGTGGCCTCCCCCAGGCGGCGTACTCCGCCTCCAAGGCCGGCCTGATCGGCCTGACCCGCGACCTCGCCCAGCAGTGGACAGGACGCAAGGGCATCCGCGTCAACGCCGTGGCGCCCGGTTTCTTCGAGTCGGAGATGACCGAGCAGTACCCGGAGGGCTACCTCGACCTGATGGGCTTCCGCATCCCGTCGGGCCGCAAGGGTGACCCCGCCGAGCTGGCCGCGACCATCGTCTTCCTCGCCTCTGACGCCGCCGCCTACATCACCGGGCAGACGCTGGCCGTCGACGGCGGGATGACCATCACCTGA
- a CDS encoding sodium:solute symporter family protein yields MTVLASSILRLDANWVDYLLIALYFVFVLGIGLSARASVSSSIDFFLSGRSLPAWVTGLAFISANLGAVEIMGMSANGAQYGMATFHYYWIGAIPAMLFLGVVMMPFYYGSKVRSVPEFMLRRFGPEAHLVNSVSFALAQILIAGVNLYLLATIVNALLGWNIWLSTVVAAVIVLSYITLGGLSAAIYNEVLQFFVIVAALLPLTLLALNKIGGWGGLQDKMASAGTGGDLNAWPGTTITTYSSSFWSVVGIVFGLGFVLSFGYWTTNFVEVQRAMASKDMNSARRAPIIGSFPKMFIPFIIIIPGIIAAALVTPLAQMKHSGAATGAGGVTYNDSLLLLMKQLLPNGLLGVAIAGLLAAFMAGMAANISAFNTVMSYDIWQTYIQKDKPDGFYTAFGRGATVVATALAIGTSYFASQFPNMMTYLQTLFGFFNAPLFATFILGMFWKRMTATAGWTGLVSGTLAAVLVAFLSEDAFGSASTGALHIGGQGASFAAAGAAFVVDLVVSVLVTLVTQPRKESELRGLVYSLTPKEDLHDEHADHWWLAPTKLAGVSLVLVVILNIAFH; encoded by the coding sequence ATGACGGTGCTGGCTTCGTCGATTCTTCGCTTGGACGCGAACTGGGTCGACTACCTGCTGATCGCGCTGTACTTCGTGTTCGTCTTGGGCATCGGGCTCTCGGCGCGCGCGTCGGTGTCCAGCAGCATCGACTTCTTCCTGTCCGGGCGCTCGTTGCCGGCCTGGGTGACCGGGCTGGCGTTCATCAGCGCCAACCTCGGTGCGGTCGAGATCATGGGCATGTCCGCGAACGGTGCGCAGTACGGCATGGCGACGTTCCACTACTACTGGATCGGTGCGATCCCGGCCATGCTGTTCCTCGGCGTGGTGATGATGCCGTTCTACTACGGCTCCAAGGTTCGCTCGGTCCCCGAGTTCATGCTCCGGCGCTTCGGCCCCGAGGCCCACCTGGTCAACTCGGTCAGCTTCGCGCTGGCCCAGATCCTGATCGCCGGGGTGAACCTCTACCTGCTGGCGACGATCGTGAACGCCCTCCTCGGCTGGAACATCTGGCTCTCGACCGTCGTCGCGGCGGTCATCGTGCTCTCCTACATCACCCTGGGCGGGCTGTCGGCCGCCATCTACAACGAGGTGCTGCAGTTCTTCGTGATCGTGGCGGCGCTGCTGCCGCTGACGCTCCTGGCGCTGAACAAGATCGGCGGTTGGGGCGGTCTCCAGGACAAGATGGCGAGTGCCGGCACCGGCGGCGACCTCAACGCCTGGCCCGGTACGACGATCACGACCTACAGCTCGTCCTTCTGGTCGGTGGTCGGCATCGTGTTCGGGCTGGGCTTCGTGCTGTCCTTCGGCTACTGGACCACCAACTTCGTCGAGGTGCAGCGGGCGATGGCGTCCAAGGACATGAACAGTGCCCGGCGCGCGCCGATCATCGGGTCCTTCCCGAAGATGTTCATCCCCTTCATCATCATCATCCCCGGCATCATCGCCGCCGCGCTGGTCACCCCGCTGGCCCAGATGAAGCACTCCGGGGCGGCCACCGGGGCCGGCGGGGTCACCTACAACGACTCCCTGCTCCTGCTGATGAAGCAGCTCCTGCCCAACGGCCTGCTCGGGGTGGCGATCGCCGGGTTGCTGGCCGCGTTCATGGCCGGGATGGCGGCCAACATCTCGGCCTTCAACACCGTGATGAGCTACGACATCTGGCAGACCTACATCCAGAAGGACAAGCCGGACGGCTTCTACACCGCGTTCGGCCGCGGGGCGACGGTCGTGGCCACCGCGCTGGCGATCGGGACGTCGTACTTCGCCAGCCAGTTCCCGAACATGATGACCTACCTCCAGACGCTGTTCGGGTTCTTCAACGCACCGCTGTTCGCCACCTTCATCCTCGGCATGTTCTGGAAGCGGATGACCGCCACCGCCGGCTGGACCGGCCTGGTGTCCGGGACGCTCGCCGCGGTGCTGGTGGCCTTCCTCTCCGAGGACGCCTTCGGCTCTGCCAGCACCGGTGCCCTCCACATCGGCGGCCAGGGCGCGAGCTTCGCCGCGGCCGGGGCGGCGTTCGTGGTCGACCTCGTGGTCAGCGTCCTCGTCACCCTCGTGACGCAACCCCGGAAGGAGTCCGAGCTGCGTGGGCTGGTCTACTCGCTGACCCCTAAGGAGGACCTCCACGACGAGCACGCCGACCACTGGTGGCTCGCTCCCACCAAGCTCGCCGGGGTCTCGCTGGTCCTGGTCGTCATCCTCAACATCGCCTTCCACTAG
- a CDS encoding glutamate-5-semialdehyde dehydrogenase, with protein MTESAAEQVAALGRRARAASRDLALAHRSAKDAALHGMADALVKRADDVLEANAHDVHRAEEAGTPANVVDRLRLTPTRVEDMADGLRQVAGLPDPVGEVVRGSTLANGLELRQVRVPFGVVAMIYEGRPNVTADAAGICLKSGNAVLLRGSGSAADSNAAIVEVLRDAVATAGLLPDAVLLVPADSRDTVTALMRARGLVDVLIPRGGAGLIRSVVEGSTVPVIETGIGNCHVYVDAAADLEMALAIVLNSKTDRTSVCNAAESLLVHADVADAFLPRVVAALRDAGVTIHGDAAFTSYDGVVAADDDDFRREYLSLDISAAVVPDLDAAIDHVQRWSSGHTEAIVTADLVAARRFVAEVDAAAVLVNASTRFTDGGEFGFGAEIGISTQKLHARGPMGLPEMTSTKYVVTGSGQIR; from the coding sequence ATGACGGAGTCGGCGGCGGAGCAGGTCGCCGCGCTCGGGCGGCGGGCCCGCGCGGCGAGCCGCGACCTGGCGCTGGCCCACCGGTCCGCCAAGGACGCGGCCCTGCACGGCATGGCCGACGCGCTCGTCAAGCGTGCCGACGACGTGCTCGAGGCCAACGCCCACGACGTACACCGTGCCGAGGAGGCCGGGACTCCCGCCAACGTCGTCGACCGGCTCCGCCTGACCCCGACCCGGGTCGAGGACATGGCCGACGGACTGCGCCAGGTCGCCGGGCTCCCGGACCCGGTCGGCGAGGTGGTGCGCGGCAGCACCCTGGCCAACGGCCTGGAGCTGCGGCAGGTGCGGGTGCCCTTCGGTGTCGTCGCGATGATCTACGAGGGTCGCCCCAACGTCACCGCGGACGCCGCGGGGATCTGCCTCAAGTCCGGCAACGCGGTGCTGCTGCGTGGCAGCGGCAGCGCTGCGGACAGCAACGCGGCGATCGTGGAGGTGCTGCGCGACGCCGTCGCCACGGCCGGGCTGCTGCCGGACGCCGTCCTGCTGGTGCCGGCCGACAGTCGCGACACCGTGACCGCGCTGATGCGGGCCCGCGGCCTGGTCGACGTGCTGATCCCGCGGGGCGGAGCCGGCCTGATCCGCTCGGTGGTCGAGGGCTCGACCGTGCCCGTCATCGAGACGGGCATCGGCAACTGCCACGTCTACGTCGACGCGGCCGCCGACCTCGAGATGGCGCTGGCGATCGTGCTCAACTCCAAGACCGACCGCACCAGCGTCTGCAACGCGGCCGAGTCGCTGCTGGTGCACGCCGACGTGGCCGATGCCTTCCTGCCGCGGGTCGTCGCGGCCCTCCGGGACGCCGGCGTGACAATCCACGGCGACGCCGCGTTCACGTCGTACGACGGGGTGGTGGCGGCCGACGACGACGACTTCAGGCGGGAGTACCTCAGCCTCGACATCTCCGCGGCGGTGGTGCCGGACCTCGACGCCGCGATCGACCACGTGCAGCGCTGGTCCAGCGGCCACACGGAGGCGATCGTGACCGCCGACCTCGTCGCCGCCCGCCGATTCGTCGCGGAGGTCGACGCCGCGGCCGTGCTGGTCAACGCCTCCACCAGGTTCACCGACGGCGGCGAGTTCGGGTTCGGCGCGGAGATCGGGATCAGCACCCAGAAGCTGCACGCACGCGGCCCGATGGGGCTGCCGGAGATGACCTCCACCAAGTACGTCGTGACCGGCAGCGGCCAGATCCGCTGA
- the leuS gene encoding leucine--tRNA ligase has translation MTEDQSTEAATYDAAAVQEKWQPVWEALQPFRADDDVVRDGTREKRYALTMFPYPSGDLHMGHAEVFALHDVIARYWWQRGYEVLNPMGFDSFGLNAENAAIRDNAHPATFTYANIAMSTESCRKFGVSFDWSRTFNTSDPEYYRWTQWLFLKFRERGLAYRKKSPVNWCPFDQTVLANEQVIDGHCERCGNEVTKRELTQWYFKITEYAQELLDGLDELAPTWPERVINSQRNWIGRSEGAHVSFPVEGHEPLAVYTTRPDTLFGATFMVVAADAALAGELVSDEQRPVYDAYLAEVRKASDIERLSTDRPKTGVFLGVHATNPVTGASIPVYAADYVLADYGTGAIMAVPGQDQRDWDFAKVFDLPVIRTVQPSPGFDGEAFTGDGPAVNSTNDSLSLDGMGVAEAKRAMIDWLEAQGVGKGAVNFRLRDWLLSRQRYWGAPIPIIHCPSCGEVAVPEDQLPVELPELRGADLTPKGVSPLAAATDWVNVDCPTCGGPATRDSDTMDTFVDSSWYFLRYCSPHDDTQAFDPALADLWGPCDIYIGGVEHAVLHLLYARFFTKVLRDMGLLEFGEPFSAQLNQGMVINQGAKMSKSKGNGVRLGEQLSAYGVDAVRLTLVFAGPPEDDIDWADMSPSGSVRFLQRAWRLSGDVTSEAGADPAGGDVALRKVTHRTLHDAAQLIEGHRFNVMVARTMELVNATRKAIDSGCGPADPAVREAAEAVAILLSLVAPYTAEEMWERLGHEPTVARAGWPVVDEALLVEDSVTAVVQVLGKVRARLEVPPTISAADLEAAALADPGVVRAIDGAAVRRVIVREPHLVNIVIEA, from the coding sequence ATGACCGAGGACCAGTCCACCGAGGCCGCGACGTACGACGCCGCCGCGGTGCAGGAGAAGTGGCAGCCGGTGTGGGAGGCGCTGCAGCCGTTCCGCGCCGACGACGACGTCGTGCGCGACGGCACGCGCGAGAAGCGCTATGCCCTGACGATGTTCCCCTACCCGTCGGGCGACCTGCACATGGGGCACGCCGAGGTCTTCGCACTGCACGACGTGATCGCGCGCTACTGGTGGCAGCGTGGCTACGAGGTGCTGAACCCGATGGGCTTCGACTCGTTCGGGCTGAACGCCGAGAACGCCGCGATCCGCGACAACGCCCACCCGGCGACGTTCACCTACGCCAACATCGCGATGTCGACCGAGTCGTGCCGGAAGTTCGGGGTCAGCTTCGACTGGTCGCGCACCTTCAACACCTCCGACCCGGAGTACTACCGCTGGACCCAGTGGCTGTTCCTGAAGTTCCGCGAGCGGGGCCTGGCCTACCGCAAGAAGAGCCCGGTCAACTGGTGCCCCTTCGACCAGACCGTGCTGGCCAACGAGCAGGTGATCGACGGGCACTGCGAGCGCTGCGGCAACGAGGTGACCAAGCGCGAGCTGACCCAGTGGTACTTCAAGATCACCGAGTACGCGCAGGAGCTGCTGGACGGGCTGGACGAGCTGGCCCCGACCTGGCCGGAGCGGGTGATCAACTCGCAGCGCAACTGGATCGGGCGCTCCGAGGGTGCCCACGTCTCCTTCCCGGTCGAGGGCCACGAGCCGCTGGCGGTGTACACCACCCGACCCGACACCTTGTTCGGAGCGACGTTCATGGTGGTCGCTGCCGACGCGGCGCTGGCCGGCGAGCTGGTCAGCGACGAGCAGCGACCGGTGTACGACGCCTACCTGGCCGAGGTGCGCAAGGCCAGCGACATCGAGCGGCTGTCCACCGACCGGCCGAAGACCGGCGTGTTCCTGGGAGTCCACGCGACCAACCCGGTGACCGGTGCCTCGATCCCGGTCTACGCCGCCGACTACGTGCTGGCCGACTACGGCACGGGCGCGATCATGGCGGTGCCCGGTCAGGACCAGCGCGACTGGGACTTCGCCAAGGTGTTCGACCTGCCGGTGATCCGCACGGTGCAGCCGTCCCCCGGGTTCGACGGCGAGGCCTTCACCGGTGACGGACCGGCGGTGAACTCGACCAACGACTCGCTGTCGCTGGACGGGATGGGGGTCGCCGAGGCCAAGCGGGCGATGATCGACTGGCTGGAGGCGCAGGGCGTCGGCAAGGGCGCGGTCAACTTCCGGCTGCGCGACTGGCTGCTGTCGCGCCAGCGCTACTGGGGCGCGCCCATCCCGATCATCCACTGCCCCTCGTGCGGCGAGGTCGCCGTACCGGAGGACCAGCTGCCGGTCGAGCTGCCCGAGCTGCGTGGCGCCGACCTGACCCCGAAGGGCGTCTCGCCCCTGGCGGCGGCGACCGACTGGGTCAACGTCGACTGCCCTACGTGCGGCGGACCGGCGACCCGCGACAGCGACACCATGGACACCTTCGTCGACTCGTCGTGGTACTTCCTGCGCTACTGCTCGCCCCACGACGACACGCAGGCCTTCGACCCGGCGCTGGCCGACCTGTGGGGGCCGTGCGACATCTACATCGGCGGCGTGGAGCACGCGGTGCTGCACCTGCTGTACGCGCGCTTCTTCACCAAGGTGCTGCGCGACATGGGCCTGCTGGAGTTCGGCGAGCCGTTCTCGGCCCAGCTGAACCAGGGCATGGTGATCAACCAGGGCGCCAAGATGTCGAAGTCCAAGGGCAACGGCGTTCGATTGGGGGAGCAACTATCGGCGTACGGCGTGGACGCGGTGCGGCTGACCCTGGTCTTCGCCGGACCGCCCGAGGACGACATCGACTGGGCGGACATGTCGCCGTCGGGGTCGGTGCGGTTCCTGCAGCGCGCGTGGCGGCTGAGCGGGGACGTGACCTCCGAAGCGGGCGCCGACCCCGCCGGGGGTGACGTCGCCCTGCGCAAGGTCACCCATCGGACCCTGCACGATGCGGCGCAGCTGATCGAGGGCCACCGCTTCAACGTGATGGTCGCCCGCACCATGGAGCTGGTGAACGCCACCCGCAAGGCGATCGACTCCGGGTGCGGACCCGCCGACCCCGCGGTGCGCGAGGCCGCGGAGGCCGTGGCGATCCTGCTGTCGCTGGTCGCGCCGTACACCGCGGAGGAGATGTGGGAGCGGCTGGGCCATGAACCCACCGTCGCCCGGGCCGGCTGGCCGGTCGTCGACGAGGCCCTGCTGGTCGAGGACTCCGTCACGGCGGTCGTGCAGGTGCTGGGCAAGGTCCGGGCCCGCCTGGAGGTCCCCCCGACGATCAGTGCCGCCGACCTGGAGGCCGCCGCACTGGCCGACCCCGGTGTGGTGCGCGCAATCGACGGTGCCGCCGTACGACGGGTGATCGTGCGCGAGCCCCACCTGGTCAACATCGTCATCGAAGCGTGA
- the rsfS gene encoding ribosome silencing factor — protein sequence MTATEHAVSLVHAAARAASDKLAQHILAFDVSDELAITDAFLLASATNDRQVKAIVDEIEDKLREIGAKPIRREGERDGRWVLIDYGDVVVHVQHEEERQFYALERLWRDCPLISLPADVKAGSTGA from the coding sequence ATGACCGCCACCGAGCATGCCGTCTCCCTCGTGCACGCCGCGGCCCGCGCGGCGTCCGACAAGCTGGCCCAGCACATCCTGGCCTTCGACGTCAGCGACGAGCTGGCGATCACCGACGCCTTCCTGCTGGCCTCGGCGACCAACGACCGGCAGGTCAAGGCGATCGTCGACGAGATCGAGGACAAGCTGCGCGAGATCGGAGCGAAGCCGATCCGCCGGGAGGGTGAGCGCGACGGGCGCTGGGTGCTGATCGATTACGGCGACGTCGTGGTGCACGTCCAGCACGAGGAGGAGCGGCAGTTCTACGCCCTCGAGCGGCTGTGGCGTGACTGCCCCCTGATCTCCCTGCCGGCCGACGTGAAGGCCGGCTCGACGGGTGCCTGA